From a single Natronorubrum tibetense GA33 genomic region:
- a CDS encoding DUF3179 domain-containing protein — protein MRDSPTTNGSSRRYVLGSAAAVGLAAVAGCLGNSGILGRVTDDENAVTTGPPTVDRLLPQEYTIEELNEANLSGGPGQDGIPSVDDPQFASSDTPPANLDGGDPVFGVELNGDAKAYPQYNLVWHEIVNDTVGGESVSVTYCPLTGTAQGFYRGESELGVSGRLINSNLVMFDRGTETWWPQILALGIRGPHEGEYLEEFQVIWTTWDRWREQYPETVVLTEDTGHIRNYGDDPYGEYNPRSGYYENENTLFSPLETDDRFPMKAVVIGVRTADGAMAVPKETLRERLVVNGTMSETSYVTVYDGSLDTGYVYRNPDERSVEADGGGVGVDGEPHEPDSLPLEREIGFDAMWFAWYGYYPSTVVHE, from the coding sequence ATGCGAGACAGTCCCACAACGAACGGCAGTTCTAGACGGTACGTTCTCGGTTCCGCGGCGGCTGTCGGTCTGGCTGCCGTCGCAGGCTGTCTCGGTAATTCCGGCATCCTCGGTCGTGTGACGGACGACGAAAACGCTGTGACCACCGGTCCACCGACGGTTGACCGGTTGCTTCCCCAGGAGTACACGATCGAAGAACTGAACGAAGCGAATCTATCCGGTGGACCGGGCCAGGACGGAATCCCCTCGGTCGACGATCCGCAGTTCGCTTCGTCCGACACTCCACCAGCAAACCTCGACGGAGGCGATCCGGTCTTCGGCGTCGAACTGAACGGGGACGCGAAGGCCTACCCGCAATACAACCTCGTGTGGCACGAGATCGTCAACGACACCGTTGGCGGAGAGTCGGTTTCGGTGACCTACTGCCCGTTGACCGGGACGGCACAGGGATTCTACCGTGGCGAGAGCGAACTCGGCGTCTCCGGCCGGTTGATCAACAGCAACCTCGTCATGTTCGACCGCGGGACGGAGACGTGGTGGCCCCAGATACTCGCGTTGGGTATCCGCGGTCCACACGAAGGCGAGTACCTAGAGGAGTTTCAGGTGATCTGGACGACGTGGGATCGCTGGCGCGAGCAGTATCCGGAGACAGTCGTCCTCACAGAAGACACCGGCCACATCCGCAACTACGGCGACGACCCTTACGGGGAATACAATCCGCGGAGCGGGTACTACGAGAACGAAAATACGCTGTTCAGCCCGCTGGAGACCGACGATCGGTTCCCAATGAAAGCGGTCGTCATCGGAGTCCGGACTGCCGATGGCGCGATGGCCGTCCCCAAGGAGACCTTGCGTGAGCGGCTGGTCGTCAACGGGACGATGAGTGAAACGTCGTACGTGACGGTCTACGACGGGTCCCTCGACACGGGATACGTGTATCGAAACCCGGACGAAAGATCGGTCGAGGCGGACGGCGGAGGAGTTGGCGTCGACGGCGAACCACACGAACCCGACTCACTTCCCCTCGAGCGAGAGATCGGTTTCGACGCGATGTGGTTCGCCTGGTACGGCTACTACCCGTCTACGGTGGTCCACGAATGA
- a CDS encoding cupredoxin domain-containing protein: MDTHRLSRRRLLAVAASGSALSATLAGCLGESDGGSGDDEANDDENGTDDAADDEDVVEIVTREGDEDEDEPNFVFDPDHVEIEPGTTVRWINTDGVFHTVTSTDSLEDKSPSEVFDETLSSEGDEFEWTPEEEGVQHYYCEPHAEFMDGTIEIGDGDPDETDPDEDDSEEDTADDNGEVDEEFVDMTGEDSIEIETRAGDDDQGEPSFVFDPAFVRLDEGTTVEWVNTDGVFHTVTSADSIDSRSGGGDEFDATIASEGDTFEWDAEETGTQPYYCSPHAGFMYGALETE, encoded by the coding sequence ATGGACACACACCGTCTGAGCCGTCGACGACTGCTCGCGGTCGCCGCCAGCGGGAGTGCCCTGTCCGCGACCCTCGCCGGCTGCCTCGGAGAAAGTGACGGCGGAAGCGGTGACGACGAGGCCAACGACGACGAAAACGGTACCGACGACGCCGCAGACGACGAGGACGTCGTCGAAATCGTCACTCGAGAAGGCGACGAGGACGAAGACGAACCGAACTTCGTGTTCGATCCCGACCACGTCGAAATCGAACCCGGTACGACCGTTCGCTGGATCAACACCGACGGCGTCTTCCACACCGTTACGTCGACTGACTCGCTCGAGGACAAATCACCGAGCGAGGTGTTCGACGAGACCCTCAGCAGTGAGGGTGACGAATTCGAGTGGACGCCCGAGGAGGAGGGTGTCCAGCACTACTACTGCGAACCCCACGCCGAGTTCATGGACGGGACGATCGAAATCGGCGACGGTGATCCAGACGAGACCGACCCTGACGAAGACGATAGCGAAGAGGACACGGCCGACGACAACGGCGAAGTCGACGAGGAGTTCGTCGATATGACTGGCGAAGATAGCATCGAGATCGAGACTCGAGCAGGCGACGACGACCAGGGCGAACCAAGCTTCGTCTTCGATCCCGCGTTCGTCCGTCTCGACGAGGGGACGACCGTTGAATGGGTCAACACCGACGGCGTCTTCCACACCGTCACGTCGGCCGACTCGATCGACAGCCGCAGCGGTGGTGGCGACGAATTCGACGCGACGATCGCCAGCGAGGGAGATACGTTCGAGTGGGATGCCGAGGAAACCGGCACGCAGCCGTACTACTGCTCGCCCCACGCGGGCTTTATGTACGGTGCACTCGAGACCGAGTGA
- a CDS encoding translation initiation factor eIF-1A gives MTEESGRRNLRMPNSDEVFAVVTEHLGGNHVQLRCEDGEERLGRIPGRMKYRTWIEQDDIVVAEPWDWQDEKATIEWRYTSQDADQLRREGHID, from the coding sequence GTGACAGAAGAATCCGGGCGACGGAATCTCCGTATGCCCAACAGCGATGAAGTATTCGCCGTCGTAACCGAACACCTCGGAGGGAACCACGTGCAACTCCGCTGTGAGGACGGCGAGGAACGGCTCGGCCGCATCCCAGGTCGCATGAAGTACCGCACCTGGATCGAACAAGACGACATCGTCGTCGCCGAGCCATGGGACTGGCAAGACGAGAAGGCCACAATCGAGTGGCGCTACACCAGCCAAGACGCAGATCAACTGCGTCGCGAAGGCCACATCGATTGA
- a CDS encoding SDR family NAD(P)-dependent oxidoreductase — translation MNGTTAVVTGGTRGIGRAVAETFVDEGATVVVGARDGDGVAETVDALEDRLESSESTDAAAAGLRTDVRDEFDLERLVETASRTGPSGGIDVVVPAAGVYHGNPGSTPTDGESYSAFDDHWRINARGVFGTILEALPHLNDGARVLVPTGAVAREAKSGYGSYAISKATAEAVARGFAADTDYTVGCLDLGQVATALSGGQGRDPESITGMFVWAATDADPDAIDGTVVDLRTWKQATR, via the coding sequence ATGAACGGAACGACAGCGGTCGTCACCGGTGGAACTCGCGGGATCGGACGCGCCGTCGCCGAAACGTTCGTCGACGAGGGTGCAACGGTCGTCGTCGGCGCTCGAGACGGCGACGGCGTGGCGGAAACGGTCGACGCACTCGAAGACCGGCTCGAGTCGTCCGAGAGCACGGATGCCGCCGCGGCAGGGCTCCGGACCGACGTGCGCGACGAGTTCGACCTCGAGCGACTCGTCGAAACCGCGTCGCGGACCGGTCCGTCTGGTGGAATCGATGTCGTTGTCCCCGCGGCAGGCGTCTATCACGGGAACCCAGGGAGTACGCCGACCGACGGCGAGTCGTACTCGGCGTTCGACGATCACTGGCGGATCAACGCCCGCGGGGTCTTCGGAACGATCCTCGAGGCGTTGCCCCACCTGAACGACGGCGCTCGCGTGCTCGTCCCGACGGGGGCTGTCGCTCGCGAAGCCAAATCGGGCTACGGCTCGTACGCGATTTCGAAGGCGACCGCCGAGGCGGTGGCTCGCGGGTTCGCCGCCGACACCGACTACACCGTTGGCTGTCTGGATCTCGGGCAGGTTGCGACGGCGCTCTCGGGCGGCCAGGGACGTGATCCGGAATCCATCACGGGAATGTTCGTCTGGGCGGCGACCGACGCCGATCCGGACGCGATCGACGGAACGGTGGTCGACCTTCGAACCTGGAAGCAGGCGACGCGGTGA
- a CDS encoding phytoene desaturase family protein: MQSLADESVVVIGAGVGGLSTACYLANRGADVHVIEKNEQLGGRASRLEEDGFRFDMGPSWYLMPDVFERFFAEFDRTPSDYYELTHLDPHYRLFFKDGDQVDITPDLERTKAVFEEYETGAGDALERYLDKSRENYEVGMEHFVYEDRERLRDYVDLDVARQARGLSLLGSMQGHVENYFEHPKLQQIMQYTLVFLGGSPTNTPALYNLMSHVDFNLGVWYPEDGIGGVIDGITELGRELGVTYDTDRPATAIKGREGAFLVETPRGPLRPDLVVSNASYAHTEQELLPAERRGYDADYWESRTYAPSAFLLYLGVEGEVDELAHHTLVLPTDWQGHFDQIFEDPQWPDDPAYYCCVPSETDDTVAPDGHSALFVLVPIAPGLEDTPEIRETYREKILTDIATNTGEELRDRIVFEEQFCVRDFADRYNSYDGTALGLAHTLRQTSLFRPPHRAKGVDGLYFVGGDTTPGIGVPMCLISGELTAEKVLEDHGQSGEQ; this comes from the coding sequence ATGCAATCGCTGGCCGACGAGTCCGTCGTCGTGATCGGGGCCGGCGTCGGCGGGCTCTCGACGGCCTGTTACCTCGCGAATCGGGGTGCCGACGTCCACGTCATCGAAAAGAACGAACAGCTCGGCGGCCGTGCGAGTCGGCTCGAGGAGGATGGCTTCCGGTTCGACATGGGTCCGTCCTGGTACCTCATGCCCGACGTTTTCGAGCGTTTTTTCGCCGAGTTCGATCGCACGCCGTCGGACTACTACGAACTGACTCATCTCGACCCGCACTACCGACTCTTCTTCAAGGATGGCGATCAGGTCGATATCACGCCCGACCTCGAGCGAACGAAGGCCGTCTTCGAGGAGTACGAGACGGGTGCGGGCGACGCGCTCGAGCGCTACCTCGACAAATCGCGGGAGAACTACGAGGTAGGGATGGAACACTTCGTCTACGAGGACCGGGAGCGGCTGCGAGACTACGTCGACCTCGACGTGGCTCGGCAGGCCCGCGGTCTCTCCCTGTTGGGGTCGATGCAGGGCCACGTCGAGAACTACTTCGAACATCCGAAACTCCAGCAGATCATGCAGTACACGCTGGTGTTCCTCGGTGGCTCGCCGACGAACACGCCGGCGCTCTACAACCTGATGAGCCACGTCGATTTCAACCTCGGCGTCTGGTATCCCGAGGACGGCATCGGCGGCGTCATCGACGGGATCACGGAACTGGGACGCGAACTGGGCGTCACGTACGACACCGACCGACCGGCGACGGCGATCAAGGGTCGCGAGGGGGCGTTTCTCGTCGAGACTCCCCGAGGGCCGCTGCGTCCCGATCTGGTTGTCAGCAACGCCAGTTACGCCCACACCGAGCAGGAACTGCTCCCGGCCGAACGGCGGGGCTACGACGCCGACTACTGGGAGTCGCGAACCTACGCTCCCTCCGCCTTCTTACTCTACCTCGGGGTCGAGGGCGAGGTGGATGAACTGGCTCATCACACCCTGGTCCTCCCGACGGACTGGCAGGGACACTTCGACCAGATCTTCGAGGACCCGCAGTGGCCCGACGACCCCGCCTACTATTGCTGTGTCCCCTCCGAAACCGACGACACGGTCGCTCCCGACGGCCACAGCGCCCTATTCGTGCTCGTGCCAATCGCGCCGGGGCTCGAGGACACGCCCGAGATTCGTGAAACCTACCGCGAGAAGATTCTCACGGACATCGCCACGAACACCGGCGAAGAGCTACGCGATCGGATCGTCTTCGAAGAACAATTCTGCGTCCGGGACTTCGCCGATCGATACAACAGCTACGACGGGACGGCACTGGGGTTGGCCCACACGCTCCGACAGACCTCGCTCTTCCGGCCGCCCCACCGGGCGAAGGGCGTCGACGGACTCTACTTCGTCGGCGGCGACACCACGCCCGGGATCGGCGTCCCGATGTGTCTCATCAGCGGCGAACTGACCGCAGAGAAGGTACTCGAGGACCACGGCCAGTCGGGAGAACAGTGA
- a CDS encoding prenyltransferase: protein MTSESTSANGGSLGGELSYLLTLSRPRFWLYLAGPVLVGVAYAASSVDDLFAPAAVALFAYFLVPANVFLYGINDVYDREIDVANPKKDEQETRYRGQRFVPAAVVGCVLLGLALVPFLPRAAWPWLAIFLVLGAAYSAPPVRFKTTPILDSVSNGLYIAPGAAAYAAVAGGQPPLLAVLGGWLWAMGMHTFSAIPDIEPDRETGIRTTATMLGESQTYAYCGACWLASALAFAVLDVRLGALMLVYPALVAALVTSSVAVDRAYWWFPAINTVVGALLTMGGLWRLV from the coding sequence ATGACATCGGAGTCGACGTCCGCGAACGGTGGCAGTCTCGGGGGGGAGCTATCGTATCTGCTGACGCTCTCGAGACCTCGGTTCTGGCTCTATCTGGCGGGACCTGTGCTCGTCGGCGTCGCGTATGCCGCGAGTTCGGTCGACGACCTGTTCGCACCCGCCGCAGTCGCGTTGTTCGCCTACTTCCTCGTGCCGGCGAACGTTTTCCTCTACGGGATCAACGACGTCTACGACCGCGAGATCGATGTCGCGAATCCGAAGAAAGACGAACAGGAGACACGGTATCGGGGCCAACGATTCGTTCCGGCCGCGGTCGTCGGCTGCGTCCTTCTGGGGCTGGCGCTCGTCCCGTTCCTGCCGCGGGCGGCCTGGCCCTGGCTCGCGATCTTTCTCGTCCTCGGGGCGGCCTACAGCGCGCCGCCGGTTCGGTTCAAAACGACGCCGATCCTCGATTCGGTCTCGAACGGGCTCTATATCGCGCCGGGTGCGGCAGCCTACGCCGCCGTCGCGGGGGGTCAGCCACCCCTGCTCGCCGTCCTCGGCGGCTGGCTGTGGGCGATGGGAATGCACACCTTTTCGGCCATTCCCGACATCGAACCCGATCGCGAGACTGGGATTCGGACGACCGCGACGATGCTCGGCGAGTCGCAAACTTACGCCTACTGCGGCGCGTGCTGGCTCGCGAGCGCGCTCGCGTTCGCCGTGCTCGACGTCCGCCTCGGTGCGCTCATGCTGGTCTACCCCGCACTCGTCGCGGCGCTCGTCACCTCGAGCGTCGCCGTCGATCGGGCCTACTGGTGGTTCCCGGCGATCAACACGGTCGTCGGTGCACTCCTGACGATGGGCGGACTCTGGAGGTTAGTCTGA
- the cruF gene encoding bisanhydrobacterioruberin hydratase, whose amino-acid sequence MDTSNSTTRPSETRTRIQRRLETIIRENRFTIAVVFPFVGAVTLVASAEGLMPEPLAYNPLFILFGTMVMRSPLVVGLLPRIGWWALGCLGLLTAYTYAIEIVGVRTDWPYGAFEYTIQLGPMLLGEVPLALPLFFIPLVLNAYLLTLLVLEDWSANPFVRVPAAIAAVVAIDLVLDPAAVAIGFWAFVPPGVYYGVPVSNYVGWLLSGTVAVLLVDLAFDRASLLERVRNCEFILDDLVSFVLLWGTINLLYGNWLAAGVAGLFCLGLFRTDRYDREMIRRSLPSSGVGSRNS is encoded by the coding sequence ATGGATACATCGAACTCGACGACACGGCCGAGCGAGACCAGAACGCGGATTCAGCGCCGCCTCGAGACCATCATTCGCGAGAATCGGTTTACGATCGCGGTCGTCTTTCCGTTCGTCGGCGCGGTGACGCTGGTCGCCAGCGCAGAGGGACTGATGCCGGAGCCGTTGGCGTACAATCCGCTGTTCATCCTCTTCGGGACGATGGTGATGCGCTCGCCGTTGGTCGTCGGTCTGCTTCCGCGGATCGGCTGGTGGGCGCTCGGCTGTCTGGGCCTGCTGACGGCGTACACGTACGCGATCGAGATCGTCGGGGTGCGAACCGACTGGCCGTACGGCGCGTTCGAGTACACCATCCAACTCGGGCCGATGCTGTTGGGAGAGGTGCCGCTGGCGCTACCGCTGTTTTTCATTCCGCTGGTGTTGAACGCCTATCTGCTCACGCTGCTCGTTCTCGAGGACTGGAGTGCAAATCCGTTCGTCAGAGTTCCGGCGGCTATCGCGGCCGTCGTTGCGATCGACCTCGTGCTCGATCCTGCCGCCGTCGCCATCGGCTTTTGGGCGTTCGTCCCCCCGGGCGTCTACTACGGCGTCCCCGTTTCGAACTACGTCGGCTGGCTGCTCTCGGGCACCGTCGCCGTTCTCCTCGTGGATCTCGCATTCGATCGGGCGTCGCTGCTCGAGCGGGTCCGAAACTGCGAGTTCATTCTCGACGATCTGGTGAGCTTCGTCCTGCTCTGGGGAACGATCAACCTGCTCTACGGCAACTGGCTGGCGGCTGGCGTCGCCGGATTGTTTTGTCTCGGTCTGTTCCGAACGGATCGCTACGACCGCGAGATGATCCGACGCTCGCTCCCCTCGAGCGGCGTCGGGAGCCGTAATTCGTGA